In Quercus robur chromosome 10, dhQueRobu3.1, whole genome shotgun sequence, a genomic segment contains:
- the LOC126703044 gene encoding uncharacterized protein LOC126703044: MADWGPVIIAVVLFVLLSPGLLFQIPAGGKVVEFGNMQTSGAAILVHAIIFFGLITIFLIAIGVHVYTG; this comes from the coding sequence ATGGCAGACTGGGGGCCAGTGATAATAGCAGTGGTGTTGTTTGTGCTGTTGAGTCCAGGGCTTTTGTTTCAGATTCCAGCAGGGGGCAAGGTGGTTGAGTTTGGGAACATGCAGACAAGTGGTGCTGCTATTCTGGTTCATGCTATCATTTTCTTTGGCCTTATCACTATCTTTCTTATTGCCATTGGTGTTCACGTCTACACTGGCTAA
- the LOC126703543 gene encoding truncated transcription factor CAULIFLOWER A-like yields the protein MGRGKIELKRIENPTSRQVTFSKRRNGLLKKAFELSILCDAEVALVIFSTSGKGYQFASHDMNRTIARYRSEVGLPQSIDQYSRPMEFWRAEIEELKRSVDILEARLRHSAGEDLSSLGMKELKQLERQTRTAVERVRSKKRRIISENINLMKRKQRALQEENSHLQRQLHELHDANVSSKISGQTASSCNISNLRVLQDGVVR from the exons ATGGGAAGAGGAAAGATAGAGCTGAAGAGAATAGAGAACCCAACAAGTAGACAGGTGACCTtctcaaagagaagaaatggGCTTTTGAAGAAGGCTTTTGAGTTGTCTATTCTATGTGATGCTGAAGTTGCACTAGTCATCTTCTCTACCTCTGGAAAGGGTTACCAATTTGCTAGCCATGA CATGAACAGAACCATAGCAAGGTATCGCAGTGAAGTAGGACTGCCTCAATCAATCGACCAATACTCTAGACCAATGGAG TTTTGGAGGGCTGAAATTGAAGAGTTAAAGCGATCAGTGGACATATTGGAGGCAAGACTTAG ACACTCAGCTGGAGAAGATCTGTCATCATTGGGCATGAAAGAGTTAAAACAGCTAGAGCGACAGACAAGGACTGCAGTTGAACGTGTTCGCTCTAAAAAG AGGCGCATTATTTCGGAGAACATCAACTTGATGAAAAGGAAG CAAAGAGCCCTGCAAGAGGAAAACTCTCATCTACAGAGACAA TTGCACGAGCTGCATGATGCTAACGTAAGCTCTAAAATTTCGGGACAAACTGCGAGCAGTTGCAACATCTCAAACCTAAG GGTTCTTCAAGATGGAGTTGTCCGTTAA
- the LOC126701464 gene encoding gamma carbonic anhydrase-like 2, mitochondrial, which yields MAAATAALARFSKKSLTSTNYLNLLQRTLATSASPSPSPSPKSVITPSPDRVSWDYRGQRRIIPLGQWLPKIAVDAYVAPNVVLAGQVTVCDGASVWAGSVLRGDLNKITVGFCSNVQERSVIHAAWSSPTGLPAETIVERFVTIGAYSLLRSCTIEPECIIGQHSILMEGSLVETHSILEAGSVVPPGRRIPTGELWAGNPARFVRTLTHEETLEIPKLAVAINDLSKEHFSEFLPYSTVYLELEKFKKSLGISI from the exons ATGGCGGCGGCTACGGCGGCTCTAGCTCGCTTCTCCAAAAAATCCCTAACTTCCACCAACTACCTCAACCTCCTCCAACGCACACTCGCCACGTCAGCATCACCCTCGCCCTCACCATCGCCGAAGAGCGTGATCACACCTTCGCCGGATCGCGTGAGTTGGGACTACAGAGGCCAGAGGAGGATCATTCCGCTAGGTCAATGGCTTCCGAAGATCGCAGTGGATGCTTACGTGGCGCCCAACGTGGTCCTCGCCGGCCAAGTCACCGTCTGCGACGGAGCCTCCGTTTGGGCCGGGTCGGTTCTTCGGGGCGATCTCAACAAAATCACCGTCGGATTCTGCTCCAATGTTCAGGAACGCTCCGTTATCCACGCCGCTTGGTCCTCTCCCACTg GACTGCCAGCAGAGACAATCGTTGAGAGATTTGTGACGATTGGTGCATACAGTCTCCTGCGATCCTGCACGATTGAGCCAGAGTGCATTATTGGGCAGCACTCCATTCTTATGGAAGGTTCCTTGGTGGAAACCCACTCTATCCTTGAGGCTGGGTCTGTGGTCCCCCCCGGGAGAAGAATTCCAACTGGTGAACTTTGGGCAGGAAATCCAGCCAGGTTTGTCAGGACTCTCACTCATGAAGAGACCTTAGAAATCCCTAAACTTGCTGTTGCAATCAACGATCTGAGCAAAGAACACTTCTCAGAGTTCCTTCCCTACTCTACCGTGTATTTGGAGCTCGAGAAGTTCAAGAAGTCCCTGGGGATATCTATTTGA